The Candidatus Deferrimicrobiaceae bacterium genome contains the following window.
GGCCGAGATGGTGACCCTCAGCAAGGGGCGCCGCGACGTTCCCGTCATCCTCGACGGCGACAAGGTGACGATCGGCTACGGCGGCAGCTGAGCGGTGTGACGATCGCGGCCGTGCGCCGCGAAACTTCCGGGGAAAACGGACGGCGGTCCCGCAACGCGGCCGTTTTCCCGACCCAATAACTACCACCGGAGGATTTCATCGATGAAAGTCACCGAAGAAGCGCTCAAGTTCCTGAACCTGGGGATCAACTCCGAGATCGCGGCGTACGTCTTCTACCGGCGGGCGTCGAAGATGATCGGGGACGAGGGTCTCCGCAAGGTGATCGACGGCCTTGCCATGGATGAGAAGGCCCACTTCCTGTCGCTGGAAGACGCCTACGACAAGAACGTCCGTTCCGAGTGCTGGGCCCCTTACAAGGACATCCTGAGCCGGGAGGGCCTGCCCGAGATCGACGAGCTGGTGCAGGACACCCACAAGGAGCTGCTCGAGAAGATCCGGAACCTGAAGACCAGGAAAGACGTCCTCCAGATGGCGCTGTTTCTCGAGAAGGAGGCGTACGACCTGTTCCACAATGCCTCCTCGAAAGCGAAAGACCCCGGGATCAAGAAGGTCTTCGACCATCTCGCCGCCTTCGAGAGCGGGCACGTGAAAACGATCGAAAAGGCCCTTTCCGCCCTGTAACAGGCGACCTCGAGGAGTGCCCCCGCCGCTCCGGGAACCCCCCGTTGTGCGGCGTCATGGCCGGCTTCCGCATCCTCGGAGGGGGGCTCCGTTCGTGGCTCACCGTGCGGTGAACCTGCACGGCTGCGCTCCGGCAACCGGGGACCCTGGCTCGGGGGGGATTCCCCTCGGCTACGCTCGCGACCTTCGCCCGCTCGCTGCCGGTTCCGCTCGACGCAAGTTCTTCTCTCGGGGGGACACTCCTCCAACCGTACTACCGACAACCTCCAGGAGTGTCCCCGCCGCCTCGTGGAACCCCC
Protein-coding sequences here:
- a CDS encoding ferritin family protein translates to MKVTEEALKFLNLGINSEIAAYVFYRRASKMIGDEGLRKVIDGLAMDEKAHFLSLEDAYDKNVRSECWAPYKDILSREGLPEIDELVQDTHKELLEKIRNLKTRKDVLQMALFLEKEAYDLFHNASSKAKDPGIKKVFDHLAAFESGHVKTIEKALSAL